AGTGTGAGCAATACAACTGCAGGGACACACCTAACAGCTATAAATGAATTAAGTCTAACTATATAAAGTCCACTTCAAAAGCACTAATTGTCAGATCCCACAGCATGTTAGGAGTCCAAGAGGGACTGATTGAGAGAATGGTTTATGGTTTCAGAATGGTTTATCCAGACGAATGCTGTGTCAGTTACCAGGATCCCAGCTACCTGACCTGAAGATGTCAGCCCTCGAGCTGGGACATCTTTTGCGGGTGTCACTAGATGACAGGTGCTAAGACCGCATAGCACAACACCTGAAAATGAGAACAGTACAACTTAAGTGAATGTCACTTTTAGCAATAATTTCTCTTTACCCTCTTTACAgtacatgtttatgttttgctAAAACTCATGCAGTGTTGTCTTTAtaataaaagcacaaatattACAAAGCTGTGGGCAGTTCTACCTGTATCTTCGAGGGCAACCGTGATGTCCAACGATGTACTCCTGAGCATAGCAGAACCGTCTGCAGAGTCCTCTATACCCACATGTCCAGTACTGCATTTCTGGATCATTGCCTGTAGCTAATTAAAGAAGAATCACAATAATGTTCTAATATTCCTGGTGAATATGAGCTTAATTTGATGACCTTTTCATAAACTGTAATCACAATAAATGCTTTACTCTTATAAAGAAAttaacaaaatttaaattactTAATGGCTAAGAAGACTGtcacattgtgtttttgtgatttgtttttccacacaaaCAGGACCCATATGAGCACAGTGAAGTTTGAGCTTTTGTCATATCATGATTTGTTTCATTTGATCTCACACAGTAAGAAAATGGTTGTATCTGTTGCTTACCCTCCCCGGCTGCGAGCATCAGTAGGAGCACAAGGAGAACCAAGCTCGGTCCCTTCATGTCTGGGTACCAATAAGCTTTCAGACACTGCTGTTGACAGGCTGATGCTGCATTTATACAGCATTTCAACCACGGGGGAGGAGTCGGTCATGCTCTGTCCAAATCACAATAACAAAGTATCGCTGAATGATGGGAGTCTGAGGGCTGAGGGTCAGGACTATCAGCTTACTCAGCTTAGTCAACAGCTGCTGCATCTTGAGAATTTGAGATTGCTTTTAGGCATTTTACAAAGAGCCATAGTGTAATTTCCTCTCGATGTGCAAAACTATTCTTTATTATTCGACCTGCCCCGTGATTTAGAGATACAAGTACTCTGTACTGTTCACCAACACAGACATCTAAATGAGAAAGGGACATTTGTTTGGTATTGTACTTACATACACCTCTATGGCTGGACAGAGGAGTAAACATAGACCACAAAGGACTCCAAACGTTACAATTACAGGTGAAGTAGTGACCAATCTGTTTGTTTTAGACACAGTAAGCAGTACAATTCTGTCCTACTGTCCTCTGTTCGTCCACTGCTCTGCCCACATCTGAATATGGCAGTAGTTCATGTGTTATTGCTGATGCTGTGAAACTACAATCAAACTGCACAAAACACACGGCTCCAGTGACGCAGGGGAGGATTGTTAACAAAACAATAACTGCACAAGGCATGGATACACAGACATGTACTTGTATAGCATGCCCCCTAGTGCTTATGTAAAGATGTTTGTTTGCTCGTTTGTTCCCTCTAACACATGCATACGTGTACAGATAAACCACCTAAAATCTGTGATCCAATCAGTCTAAAGAATGTTTTTTCAACcccatctttttttccatcacttaGCAACTTTAAGAACACTTTGAGACTGGAGATGAGGAAAAACTATTGCAAGCACTTGTATTTGAAGCAAAATTTGATGGATGGCAGAGAAATTGagaaattaaattgttttcttGCCTGTGGATGGCCTACAGAATGCTGATTTAAGGTTACTCTGGAtaaattttcattcaaaatttGGTAAATTTGATTAAAGGATGTTGGGCACAAAACTAAGGACAGGCATGGGCCTTCTCCTGTCCTGTATGATTTTATTGTGTAACTTATTtcattaaacaaaacagaaacgcTAACATCATAGATACATAACAGCATAGTAACACGACTTTCTAGTACACAGGGTGGCGACAGATGCTTTACTCGCCGGTTTTTCAATTCGACGAAGAAAACTGTGCTCATGTGCGCATGCGCAGCCCGTGCAGCTGTGGCCAACAACAACAGTCTGAACCGTCTGCGCTATCATTCCAAGATGGCGGACCTCCTAGGTTCAATCTTAAACTCGATGGAAAAGCCTCCAACTGTCGGCGACCAGGAGAGCCGACGAAAGGCTCGAGGTACATAACGTATTGCCTTAATAACAAGTCATTTAGCGTTAGTTTGAAACCGTTGAGGTGGCCATAGTGCGGGACATAgaagtgtgtaaaaaaaatggagaggaCAGGCAAAGAGAGCACTTCTAGTTCTGCCATTGGCTCGTTGAGCTCTCAAGTAAACTCTTGCTGGTCTCCGGGTTTAGCACCGCCTCAACGGAGCATGCTATCCCGCATGTCCTAGATCTAGAAGGCATAGTCTGGATCACAGGCAGATGCTGTTACTGTAATACAAACCTGCCAGAATCACCCTGTAAAGAACCAGAGCCGGTTtatctgctgctgcctccttcTGAGTGTTAGTGGAGAAGTTACTTCATTCTCGGTTCTATGAATATTATATTATGATCATTATTTCCATTCTTGATAGGTTTTACCTACTGTTTCTCTCTGCCAGTGAATTCACTGCTTAGACATCTCAGAAACCATTACATCTGCTGTTAGATCAGGATGTGGGTCTTTAGTgagtttacagtaaatatgagtgaaatcaacaaataaaatgtgcacATAATTCCTAGCTGTGTTCATCTGTAGTTACAAACACCACAGACAGATGGTAAACCCCTTTTGTATTCATATGGTACTGAACGTTACTGTGGAGACCTTCAGAGTCAGCAGCTACTTTTCCATTAAGCTCAACgattatatataataaaaaaaaaaaaactgctgtaacCCATAGCTGCCATATGGCACCACTAAAACAGGAACTGGGAATGCTTGACACCATTTCCTGCCTGTAGATAATGAAAACTACACTTTTCAGTTGGAAATTTGAAATCTTTTGCAGACAGGCTCGAAGCTGTGACACTGTAGCAACTCTGAGTGGAGTATTGCTACATAAACAATTTTATCCACTCCTCAGTTGTTGTGAAGACAAAGTCATGAGACGGCTGCGATTAAAAAGTGACCAAATCTGTTTCATTAACTCTTATGAGTATTGCCCACCAATAAAACATCAGAGGCTGTTTCTTCCTAGACACATGCAACAAATAATAGGATTTGAGTCACTCTGTGCTCCAGCCCTCAGTGATCTGGGAATGTGGTTTTGGGATTACAGAAAGTCTGTGTCTTGATTAGCCACTTTGTGACTTCAGCCTTTAAAAATACAAGTAGGCCGGTTGTGGCTGTAAGACTGCATGATCTGTGTTTACAATGGAAACTTTTAATGCTGTCCGACATAAACAAACCCCTTTGAAAAACTTAAACTTCTGTTATTTTAAGAGCAAGCAGCAAGACTCaagaagatggaggaagaggagaaaagaaagaaagcagagttCAGGAAAAAGGTAAGAGCTTAAGTGTCACATCTGATACACAGTGGATTTAGTTCTGGCATGGAGCTTCTCTGTCTTCCCTTCACCACTGTTTGTGTTCATCACATTACGAAATTACACAGACTTTAACTTCCAACATCTCTTGTTTAGATGGAGAAAGAGGTGTCGGATTTCATCCAAGACAGTTCGCAGCAGAAACGAAAATACAACCCTATGGGGAAGATCGAGAGGAGTATATTGTAAGTAGTCAGGGctttatttaattaaataagcccctttaggcaaaaaaaattacatgtttttgtcACACGTTTACAACAATTCACATTTCACTTCTTCCTTTCTCATAGGCACGATGTCGCAGAAGTGGCTGGTCTGACTTCTTTTTCCTTCGGGGAGGACGAGGAGAGCCGTTATGTAATGCTTTTCAAGAAGGTATGAATACTTTTCAGTCCATTGTTTGATATATTAAAATGCCAGCTTGTTAGGCTTTACATATGAGAAAATCTGTGTGGAGTAATGTGGCTGTTTTCCACCTTGTGCTGTGGCAGGAGTTTGCGCCATCAGATGAGGAGCTGGAAGCCTATCGCAAAGGAGAGGAGTGGGATCCCCAGCTGGCCGAGCAACGGAAAAGACTAAAGGTAAGACTGGAtgctctttctttgtgtgtacacatgtattTAGGTGTATCTAGGTGAtagtgttgtgttgcagtgaaaTCCGTGATTGGCATGTCACCTTGGACCTCTGGCTCTATTTTGTTGTTTGAGGCTGAATGCAGACAAACATCACGAGATATTTATTATGCACCATATACACATATTAGctacataaaaaaatcaaataagaatatattttaatgtcttAGAATGAAAAGGAAAGCATTTCTCTGTCGAGTTTTGTAGAGACACTTAACTGTCATGCAGGGAGGCAAAGATATCATAAAAGAGACACCAGTTTCATTATAGATTGTCACCTCAATGGAGAATAAAGAAATGCAATCacacatgctgtgtgtttggcaAGCTGCTCTGACTTAGATTGTCTTTACTGGAAACTTGTTTGGACGTCAATGccacttcttcttttttgtctaTGGATTTTATATTCATAACACACAGTTACTGCTGCAAGTCCTGTTTACAGATGTTAATTAATTTGCCTAAATAGGGTATTTCTAAACGTGTTTTTCTATGTAAGAGTATCTGACAATGTAAGAAAATTCTGAGGAATTTTATCCTTGAGTTTCTGTCACAGTCTCTGACTTTACCTTTTCCTTGTCGCTGCAGGAACAGGCTGCATTGGAAATAGAAGCATCCAGTCAGACAAAGAAGTCAGAAGTTCCCAACTCCAACTACAGAGATAAATACAGTCACCTGATTGGCACCTCAGCTGCTAAAGATGCTGCGCATACACTGGAGGCCAACAGGGCTTATGGCTGTGGTGAGTAAATGTTGTTGAACCGATCGGTCATGTCTCTCGTAGAAACACCGTATTGCTTTGCCTCACACCGTTCTCCACCCACCTCTTTATGTACTCATTATGTTGTTTCTCTTCCAGTGCCGGTGGCCAACAAGAGGGACACTCGCTCCATAGAGGAAGCCATGAATGAAATCCGAGCGAAGAAACGGCAGAAGCGAGAGGACGACACAGgggcacacagcagcagttctTGAGTCTCCACTGCTTTGtccactgttgtgtgtgtgtgtgtgtgtgtgtgtgtgtgtgcgtgtgggcgCATTAGTGTGTCTGTTTGAACACTCTTAATTCATTCTGTAATGCAATATCCTTTACTTCAGACATTTAAAGTTTAACTTATATGACAGGCAATGAATCTAGTATATATGCCACTCTTTGTGCTGCAATCATGAAATCCTGTGAGGTGGAAGATTCTCAGGTGTGTCTGATCTGATCTAGGAGGTGGGTTACTACagtataaatgtttatttaacatCAGCCCGTGACGTGCTGTCAGTTATCAAGCTTCTCACACACGTGATTGGACTCTATACAGTATAAGAAACTTTTTTgggatttaaataaaaaagtgtctTGATGTTCGGCCacgtaaaaacaaaaaaacaaaaaaaaaaaacacctgataTCTTCTTCAATACATCATTTTTCTAAGTGACATTTTTatctaaaatatttacaattttGGGCTTTAGCTGGGCCAGATGAAGTTTTGAAAACAGCGTTTCAGGCAAAGCATGGCTGAAAAGTCCAACTGACAGTGTTCCAGTGTTCCTGTGCAGTTTTTAAAAGGGAAACAGCAGTGCTGTCTGTTGACCAGCTcgtggtttgttttctttttttttttccccagcctCTTTCAAAACTTTGTAAAGTTGGAATTATGCCATTTCCTTCATCACGAGAGGAACCCCATTTTAGAAAATACTGTTTTGTGGATTTTAGGAATCTGTGATTAAGTTTGAGATTTTCTTCGTTTCTTTACGTCTGCACTGACTGTGAATTAAACCGTTTACTCCTAGTTGAATGCTTTATTGTTAAGCCATGCAATGGCTTGCAATAGGCGTTGTAGTAGGGAGTGGGAGTGCCAGGCTCCTTGTTGGGAAATGGGTCACTAAGTTTTATTCCATGTCTTTTGTTTGTCATGTCTTCAAGTAAGAGTTTCTTGGCATCTTGGTGTCTGTTTTAACATGGTTGCACTgttttacccccccccccccccccccccccccccccacccccacatgTGTGTTAATAAACTGAGAACAGTATTAGACCTTTGTTTCACTAATAGTAATAGGAGAAAGCATAATATCAGCTATCTCTACTATGTAATGTATATCAACTATACACAGTCGTGTATTAATAAATCGGACAGCCAGGCTTCTCTTCTGAGGGGACCAACAAAAGGTTGTGGAGGTTAATACGCATTTGTGGGTTTTTATTTGGTCACACTCATCTATTTTAAGCCCATGCCTTCACTTTCCTGTCATCCCTCTGGTTTTGAAACGATATGAAACGTCTGTCCTGAGGGAGGCGCCATAGATCAACcaagaaaaatgttgcttttttttttttttatccttgttTCACACTGTCCTGCAGTTTCTGTCCTGCAGAAACATATTTTATTGCGCGTTGAAGAGTCAGTCACGCACATGTAAAAAAATGAAGTCCAtgcttttgctctttttcaTCATTTGGTTTGCAGATGCAGAGCTAAAACCCCGGAAAGGTAAGACCAGACCCTGCTGATGCTTATTCTGTCCTGAtcaaacgtgtgtgtgagtgagtgagggcTTGAAATAAGGAAAAGCGTGAAAAATGTGACCCAAGTAAGGAAAGCTTTGTCGGACTTAGCCAAAAACTGAGCACACATTTTTCTGATCAACATCCTCTGTTGCTCCAAACgtaacttctgtgtgtgtttgtggtaaaAGTTCTTCACCTCATTCTGTCACAGAAGCCACTAAAAGTTAAATCATGACTCCTATTTGTCTGAATAGTTCTGGGCTGAAGCGGGATCATTTGTAGTTTCCCGTGTTTTCCTCTAGTTTGCGTTACTTTAAGCTGATTGTCGCTTTGACACCATGTCTTTAACAAATGTTTATATAAGTTGGCATGTAAATGCCTttgggttcttttttttttgtgccgtCCAGTTTTAAATGCGCCATATGGGTTTTTTAAACAGATCATCTGTCTCACTTTTGACACCCAGGGTCCGGGGTGCTGTGTACTTTCAAAGACAAGACATACAGCCCAGGAGACAGCTGGCATCCCTATCTGGAGCCCTTCGGATTTATGTTCTGCATGCGCTGTGTCTGCACAGAGGTAACTCATAACTAATATTTTACAAACTGCATCACTTCAGAGCAAAGATCTAAAAGGGATATCACACTAAAAAATGTTcaactgtctctgctctgagtTGCTGACACAGTggttgggattttttttaaaggcagcCGGTGCCTGTAAACCCTTAAACCTGCTCTCTCTTAGACAGGCCATGTGAAATGTAACACAATCAAGTGTCCTGCTCTGCCATGTGAAAACCCAGTGGCTGAGCCTCAGCAGTGTTGTCCGAGATGCACAGGTAAGACTGCCTTTCACTAAACACCTCACCGGCTCTGAGCATTTGAAACGATGGATTGTCGTTGTGACTTCAAAGCCTGCTGTCCTGTGTGATGATCCGTCCTTCAGATGAGCCCAGGATCCCTGCAGGGCTGAGAGCTTCGGTGAAATCCTGCAGGTATAATGGAAGTGTTTATCAGCCAGGGGAGACCTTCACTAAGCACGAACTCTTCCCGTCCAAGCAAAGCAATCAGTGTGTTATGTGCACATGCTCTGTAAGTTACAGATTATTTACTGcatttgggtttttgtttttttttttgtttttttttttttggccaggttgtgtttttattaatccGGTGAAAGAATATCAGAAGTCAAATGCAAATAGTGTGTGAGACATTTAAGGGCTATAATTTCAGCCCGACATGTAGTGAAACTCTGTGAATTGTGTTCTCCAAGCAAATTTATCAGGTAcactaaaatgaaatataacaaCTTCCCACTGTCTTCCCACTGAATATTCATGAATTCCTCACAATCCTCTTCAGACTGGGAATTGTTCCTTTCCTCTTAAACAGCTTGCTCAAGCACAGTCACCACAGtttaaaatgaatggaaaaaaagaatgaaaaaaaatagcttttaaTGAAAAACTTTAAAGAACAGTATCTTTACAACAATTAGGAAACTTGTGTTTATGCCCATCAAACAAGGCCACCTGTGCTTTTGAAGATTTTCTTTAgatttttctaaaataaattttgtgtgtatttcagttGCTGCATGATGTTGCTGCATATGCACGAAGATTATCTCTGCCCGCTAACTTAGTGCTGCTGATGTGCAGTCACGGTGCAGAAATGTGTGTCGTTGAATTCCATTTAATTCAAATACTGTGGCTGATGAAAGCATCTtgctttggtttgtgtgttggCTTAGCTTGTTTGTGACTGGCACAAGAGAATGGATGAAAGTTTTGATTCAGATAACAAAAGGCAGATTTCAGAGATGAAAGCGGAAGTGAAGCCAAAATTGAAATCGCCCTGGAGCTGTCATGATGTGAGCAGTTAATTTTATGAGTTGTTAAGTGGTGTTCGTTAACAGATGT
This genomic stretch from Toxotes jaculatrix isolate fToxJac2 chromosome 12, fToxJac2.pri, whole genome shotgun sequence harbors:
- the spag7 gene encoding sperm-associated antigen 7 homolog; this encodes MADLLGSILNSMEKPPTVGDQESRRKAREQAARLKKMEEEEKRKKAEFRKKMEKEVSDFIQDSSQQKRKYNPMGKIERSILHDVAEVAGLTSFSFGEDEESRYVMLFKKEFAPSDEELEAYRKGEEWDPQLAEQRKRLKEQAALEIEASSQTKKSEVPNSNYRDKYSHLIGTSAAKDAAHTLEANRAYGCVPVANKRDTRSIEEAMNEIRAKKRQKREDDTGAHSSSS